Proteins encoded together in one Nitrospira sp. window:
- a CDS encoding O-antigen ligase family protein, whose translation MTALAERDELFVEGDRHTWVGLVLGLWLTGVFVGSLFGNVEGRRNHTYEAIMLASILWPSGYFLFSRSRFVPGGFNPGTIASLILFGLFCGLSSFVSHAPLESVQYTVLTILTIVVVLQFNTSLNAAQYETGMKVYALLGSVLVCGFALYDHAPGVRLGGGKGILNPAAFALITASVFLTAMIIRRMIVRIPILIAMGTVIYLTGARASAVAVLIGLAVTLVARRRIAQASGYTVLFLCIFVGGALAAYYGDAVLRGVSDFFAIQDRHRGLESGGSGRLETWKATWNLFLANPILGVGFRAHETVLKVNTSAHNGYLALLAEIGLIGFVSVLFATVSGMRNIWRRNQDHSQTFSYSVLLGLACGYFVLAMFERYFINTGNPTSLLFLLSILGPTYSYNESASEQVIGEDDEVGAETDSPGFADDDLLQARI comes from the coding sequence ATGACTGCGTTGGCCGAGAGAGACGAGCTGTTTGTTGAGGGTGATCGGCACACGTGGGTCGGCCTCGTCTTGGGTCTTTGGCTGACCGGAGTCTTTGTCGGATCGCTGTTCGGAAACGTCGAAGGTCGTCGAAACCACACTTATGAGGCGATCATGCTCGCATCGATCTTGTGGCCGTCCGGGTATTTTTTGTTCAGCCGAAGTCGCTTTGTTCCCGGGGGGTTCAACCCAGGAACCATCGCGTCGCTCATCCTGTTCGGCCTCTTCTGCGGGCTCTCGTCGTTCGTCAGTCACGCGCCCCTCGAATCAGTGCAGTATACCGTTCTTACGATTCTGACCATTGTGGTGGTCTTGCAATTCAATACCAGCTTGAACGCGGCACAATATGAGACGGGGATGAAGGTCTATGCCCTGCTTGGGAGTGTCCTGGTCTGCGGATTTGCGCTGTACGACCATGCTCCCGGCGTTCGACTCGGAGGCGGTAAGGGGATCCTCAATCCGGCGGCCTTTGCGCTGATCACGGCATCCGTCTTTCTCACCGCCATGATCATCAGGCGGATGATCGTACGGATTCCGATTCTCATCGCGATGGGCACCGTGATCTATCTGACCGGCGCCAGGGCTTCGGCTGTGGCTGTGCTGATCGGGCTTGCAGTCACGCTCGTTGCGCGTCGACGGATTGCTCAAGCGAGTGGGTATACGGTCTTGTTCTTGTGCATCTTCGTTGGAGGGGCGTTAGCAGCGTATTACGGTGACGCAGTGCTGAGGGGCGTCTCCGACTTCTTTGCGATTCAGGACCGCCACCGCGGTCTCGAATCGGGCGGCTCCGGCCGCCTTGAGACTTGGAAAGCCACGTGGAATCTGTTTCTGGCCAATCCGATTCTCGGCGTAGGGTTTCGAGCTCATGAAACGGTGTTGAAGGTCAACACGTCGGCGCATAACGGGTACCTGGCGCTGCTGGCGGAAATCGGGTTGATCGGGTTTGTGTCCGTCCTATTCGCAACGGTTTCAGGAATGAGGAACATCTGGCGGAGAAATCAAGACCATTCTCAGACGTTCAGCTACAGCGTCCTTCTAGGGCTGGCATGCGGATACTTCGTACTCGCGATGTTCGAACGGTACTTCATCAATACGGGAAACCCGACATCGTTATTGTTCCTGCTGAGCATTCTTGGTCCAACATATTCATATAACGAATCGGCATCAGAGCAGGTCATCGGTGAAGATGACGAGGTCGGAGCAGAAACAGACAGCCCCGGATTTGCAGATGACGATTTACTTCAGGCACGAATCTGA